From the genome of Impatiens glandulifera chromosome 9, dImpGla2.1, whole genome shotgun sequence, one region includes:
- the LOC124915239 gene encoding cytochrome P450 81Q32-like, with protein MDPFTTLLYASLISILVAFIFNFLSTQKRSKRNLPPSPSPTFPIIGHLHLLSDLPHRTFHELSQKLGPVFSLQLGNRLAVIVSSPSAVEECFTKNDIVLANRPYFISGEYLSYNHTTMGDSPYGDHWRNLRRLMTVEVMSTTRLNSFLPIRQDEVKHLLQGLYKVSSSSTFTVVDMRSRLSELSFNVIMRMIAGKRYFGQEEISNYEEAKEFTNLIREIFEQIGVSNPGDFLPVLRLFDYGNYEKSLSTLQKKIDGFLQRLIDQRRLSKGGNSMIDHLLALQENQQDYYTDDIIKGLILVMILAGTDTSSVTLEWALSLLVNNPEVLKKATAEIDAQVGQDRLVDEPDLAKLPYLHGVISETLRMFPAAPLLVPHMPSEDCKIAGFDVPRGTMLLVNAWAMHRDPGIWEEPEKFDPKRFEGGEAERGHKLLPFGMGRRVCPGVGLAQRVIGLTLASLIQCFEWERLSENELVDLSEGKGLTMPKAQPLEVMCKNRDLLNNLIL; from the exons ATGGATCCATTTACTACATTGTTGTACGCCTCTCTCATCTCCATCCTCGTAGCCTTCATTTTCAACTTTCTCTCAACTCAGAAACGCTCAAAGAGAAACCTTCCTCCTAGTCCATCGCCCACTTTTCCGATTATCGGACATCTTCATCTCCTAAGCGACCTTCCTCATCGGACCTTTCACGAGCTCTCACAAAAACTAGGCCCTGTCTTCTCCCTTCAACTGGGAAATCGGCTTGCTGTGATTGTATCTTCCCCGTCTGCTGTTGAAGAATGCTTCACCAAGAACGACATCGTTCTAGCAAACCGGCCATATTTTATTTCTGGAGAGTACTTAAGCTACAATCACACCACCATGGGTGATTCACCTTACGGGGACCATTGGCGAAACCTGCGTCGTCTCATGACGGTCGAGGTTATGTCTACCACCCGCCTCAACAGTTTCTTACCCATCCGACAAGACGAAGTCAAACATCTCCTTCAAGGCCTTTATAAAGTGTCTTCTTCCTCCACCTTTACCGTTGTGGATATGAG ATCACGATTATCGGAGCTATCGTTTAACGTTATAATGAGGATGATTGCTGGTAAAAGATACTTCGGACAAGAAGAAATTTCGAATTATGAGGAGGCTAAGGAATTCACGAATCTCATACGAGAGATTTTCGAACAAATTGGTGTATCAAATCCTGGAGACTTTTTACCCGTTCTAAGATTATTTGACTATGGAAATTACGAAAAAAGCTTGTCCACCCTTCAAAAGAAGATTGATGGCTTCCTCCAACGCCTCATAGATCAACGTCGACTTTCAAAAGGTGGTAACTCTATGATTGACCATTTGCTTGCTTTACAAGAAAACCAACAAGATTACTATACCGATGATATAATCAAAGGGCTTATTCTA GTTATGATACTTGCTGGAACGGATACATCATCGGTGACGTTAGAATGGGCATTGTCATTATTAGTAAATAACCCCGAGGTATTAAAGAAGGCGACCGCTGAGATAGATGCTCAAGTCGGCCAAGACCGCCTTGTGGACGAACCCGATCTTGCTAAATTACCTTATCTCCATGGGGTGATCTCCGAGACCCTTCGGATGTTCCCAGCGGCACCACTCCTTGTCCCCCACATGCCGTCAGAGGATTGCAAGATTGCTGGATTCGACGTGCCTCGTGGAACGATGTTACTAGTAAATGCATGGGCCATGCATAGGGATCCTGGTATTTGGGAAGAACCAGAAAAGTTTGATCCTAAGAGATTTGAAGGCGGTGAAGCTGAAAGAGGACATAAGCTACTACCATTCGGGATGGGACGAAGAGTTTGTCCTGGAGTAGGGCTAGCACAACGTGTTATAGGGCTTACATTGGCCTCATTGATCCAATGCTTTGAGTGGGAGAGGCTAAGTGAAAATGAGTTAGTTGATTTAAGTGAAGGGAAGGGTCTCACTATGCCCAAAGCTCAGCCACTCGAGGTTATGTGCAAAAATCGTGATTTGTTAAACAATCTTATTTTATGA
- the LOC124915181 gene encoding cytochrome P450 81Q32-like: MDPITTLLYASLISILFVAIILNFLSSHKRLRRNLPPSPSPTFPIIGHLHLLNDLPHRTFQELSEKLGPVFSLQLGNRLAVVVSSPSAVEECFTKNDVVLANRPPFISGKYFGYNHTTMTHAPYGDHWRNLRRLTAVEVLSTARLNGFLSIRQDEVKHLLRGLFEVSSSMFAAVDMRSRLSELSFNVIMRMVAGKRYFGQGELSDYEEAKEFRNIVQEVFKQGGLSNAGDFLPILRLFDYQNHEKSLCTLQKKMDSFLQRLIDQRRLSNDGNTMIDHLLVLQEKQQEYYTDEIIKGLILVMILAGTDTSSLTLEWALSLLVNHPEVLKKAVKEIDVQIGQDRMMDELDIAKLPYLHGVISETLRLFPAGPLLPHMPSEDCKIAGFDVPRGTVLLINAWAIHRDPNVWEEAELFKPERFEVKEAEGGHKLIPFGMGRRACPGIGLAQRVLGFTLGSLIQSFQWERLSENELVDLSEGKGLTMPKAQPLEVMCKARDILHKFL, from the exons ATGGATCCAATTACTACATTGTTATACGCCTCTTTAATCTCCATCCTCTTTGTTGCCATCATATTAAATTTTCTCTCATCTCATAAACGATTAAGGAGAAACCTACCTCCTAGTCCATCGCCCACTTTTCCGATCATCGGACATCTTCATCTCCTAAATGACCTCCCTCATCGGACCTTTCAAGAGCTCTCAGAAAAACTAGGCCCTGTCTTCTCCCTTCAACTGGGAAACCGGCTTGCTGTGGTTGTATCTTCCCCGTCCGCTGTGGAAGAATGCTTCACCAAGAACGACGTCGTTCTAGCAAACCGGCCACCTTTTATTTCGGGAAAATACTTTGGCTACAATCACACCACCATGACCCATGCACCTTACGGGGACCATTGGCGAAACCTGCGCCGTCTCACGGCTGTTGAAGTTTTGTCCACCGCCCGCCTCAATGGTTTCTTATCCATTCGACAAGATGAAGTCAAACATCTACTTCGAGGCCTTTTTGAAGTGTCTTCTTCCATGTTTGCAGCCGTGGATATGAG GTCCCGGTTGTCGGAGCTGTCATTTAACGTCATAATGAGAATGGTTGCCGGGAAAAGATACTTCGGTCAAGGAGAACTTTCGGATTATGAGGAGGCTAAGGAATTTAGAAATATTGTCCAAGAGGTTTTCAAACAAGGTGGCTTATCAAATGCCGGAGACTTTTTACCAATTCTAAGATTATTTGATTATCAGAATCACGAAAAAAGCTTGTGCACACTTCAGAAGAAGATGGATTCCTTTCTCCAACGTCTAATAGATCAACGTCGACTTTCCAATGATGGGAACACAATGATTGACCACTTGCTTGTTTTGCAAGAAAAACAACAAGAGTACTATACGGATGAAATCATAAAAGGCCTTATACTA GTTATGATACTTGCCGGAACGGATACATCATCATTGACATTAGAATGGGCATTGTCACTATTAGTAAATCACCCTGAGGTATTGAAGAAAGCGGTGAAAGAGATAGATGTCCAAATCGGCCAAGATCGTATGATGGATGAACTTGATATTGCTAAACTCCCTTATCTTCATGGAGTGATCTCTGAGACCCTTCGATTATTCCCAGCAGGACCACTCCTCCCCCACATGCCGTCGGAGGATTGCAAGATTGCTGGATTCGACGTGCCTCGTGGAACGGTGTTACTGATAAATGCATGGGCCATTCATAGGGATCCTAATGTTTGGGAAGAAGCTGAACTGTTTAAGCCTGAGagatttgaagtgaaagaagcTGAAGGAGGACACAAGCTAATACCATTCGGGATGGGGCGAAGGGCTTGTCCTGGAATAGGGCTAGCACAACGTGTCTTAGGGTTCACATTGGGTTCATTGATCCAAAGCTTTCAATGGGAGAGGTTAAGTGAAAATGAATTAGTAGATTTGAGTGAAGGGAAGGGACTCACCATGCCTAAAGCTCAACCACTCGAGGTCATGTGTAAAGCTCGTGATATTTTGCATaagtttctttga
- the LOC124916066 gene encoding zinc finger MYM-type protein 1-like: MGKLNESIGNTILEKAPKNAKYTSPDIQKDVLNVIAHQVRTKIRQEIGDAKFCILVDEARDASNKEQMAIVLRFVDIDGVLRERFFAIVNVADTTATTLKKEISDVLGRYDLHIHNMRGQGYDGASNMRGSWNGLQALFLKECSCAYYVHCFAHRLQLALIAAAEKEPEAYIVESAIGSGTAGSSSDSKFKDILRNVWAEHVDGSSMFRVSKNLRLLNDQLHIFDKRKFSNISERVMASRIKLEDDQGRLLGGNSVVHLNKEKKAALEKFRNLSSLE, from the exons ATGGGAAAATTGAATGAGAGTATTGGAAACACTATCTTAGAAAAAGCTCCAAAAAATGCAAAGTATACTTCTCCGGATATTCAGAAAGATGTATTGAATGTTATTGCCCACCAAGTGAGAACAAAGATTCGCCAAGAAATCGGGGATGCCAAATTCTGCATTTTAGTTGACGAAGCAAGAGATGCATCTAACAAGGAGCAGATGGCTATTGTGTTAAGATTTGTGGATATTGACGGGGTTTTACGAGAACGGTTCTTTGCCATTGTAAATGTGGCTGATACAACTGCTACAACACTTAAGAAAGAAATATCTGATGTTCTTGGTCGTTATGACTTGCATATCCATAACATGAGAGGACAAGGATATGATGGTGCTAGTAATATGCGTGGCTCTTGGAATGGATTACAGGCTCTTTTTTTGAAAGAATGTTCATGTGCATATTATGTACATTGTTTTGCTCATCGGCTTCAACTAGCATTAATTGCGGCTGCCGAAAAAGAG CCAGAAGCTTACATAGTTGAAAGTGCCATCGGCTCAGGCACTGCAGGTTCTTCCTCGGATTCAAA ATTTAAGGATATATTGAGAAATGTGTGGGCTGAACACGTTGATGGTTCGAGTATGTTCAGAGTATCCAAAAATCTAAGGCTCCTTAATGACCAACTTCATATTTTTGACAAGAGGAAATTCAGCAATATCTCGGAAAGAGTGATGGCTTCCAGAATTAAATTAGAAGATGACCAAGGTCGGTTACTTGGAGGGAATAGTGTGGTTCATCTTAATAAGGAGAAGAAGGCTGCTCTtgaaaaatttagaaatttgaGCTCCTTGGAATAA
- the LOC124916067 gene encoding cytochrome P450 81Q32-like, translating into MDPITKLLYVSLISILFVTIIFKLLSSHKRLNRNLPPSPSPTFPIIGHLHLLSDLPHRSFHELSQKLGPVFSLQLGNRLAVVVSSPSAVEECFTKNDIILANRPNFISGKFIGYNYTSMIESPYGDHWRKMRRLLTVEIFSTTRLNSSLSIRQDQVKHLLRDLYQVSSSTFTAVNMRIIIRSRLSELSFNNIMSMISGIKCFNQGEFSNFEAKEILNIIDEIFKLRGVSHLADFLPFLRLFDYQNYEKNFSALQKKMDAFLEHLIGQHRLSNGGNSMIDHLLVLQVKQPDYYTNDIIKGLLLFMILAGTETSWITLEWALSLLANHTKVLEKVTAEIDAQIGQDRLLDESDLDKLPYLHGVILETLRMFPAGPLLVPHMSSEDCKICGFDVPRGTVLIVNAWAINRDPDVWEEAETFKPERFEDGEVESGYKIMTFGMGRRACPGVALAHRIMGLALGSLIQCFHWKRLMENELVD; encoded by the exons ATGGATCCAATTACTAAATTGTTATACGTCTCTTTAATCTCCATCCTCTTTGTAACCATCATTTTCAAACTTCTCTCATCTCATAAACGCTTAAATAGAAACCTCCCACCTAGTCCATCACCCACTTTTCCGATTATTGGACATCTTCATCTCCTAAGCGACCTTCCTCATCGGTCCTTTCACGAGCTCTCACAAAAACTAGGCCCTGTCTTCTCCCTTCAACTGGGAAACCGGCTTGCAGTGGTCGTATCTTCCCCTTCCGCTGTTGAAGAATGCTTCACCAAAAACGATATCATTCTAGCCAACCGGCCAAATTTCATTTCTGGGAAGTTCATTGGCTACAATTACACCTCCATGATTGAATCACCTTACGGGGACCATTGGCGAAAGATGCGTCGTCTACTAACGGTCGAGATTTTTTCCACCACCCGTCTCAACTCTTCCTTGTCCATTCGACAAGACCAAGTTAAACATCTACTTCGAGACCTTTATCAAGTGTCTTCTTCCACTTTTACAGCTGTGAATATGAG aattattattaggtCACGATTATCGGAGCTATcgtttaataatataatgagCATGATTTCGGGGATAAAATGCTTCAACCAAGGAGAATTTTCGAATTTCGAGGCTAAAgaaatattgaatattatagACGAGATTTTCAAATTACGTGGTGTATCACATCTTGCAgattttttaccatttttaagGTTATTTGATTATCAAAACTACGAAAAGAATTTTTCAGCACTTCAAAAGAAGATGGATGCCTTTCTCGAACATCTCATAGGTCAACATCGGTTATCTAATGGCGGTAACTCAATGATTGACCACTTGCTTGTTTTACAAGTAAAACAACCGGACTACTATACTAATGATATCATCAAAGGTCTATTACTA TTTATGATACTTGCTGGGACGGAAACATCATGGATAACATTGGAATGGGCATTGTCACTATTAGCAAATCACACCAAGGTATTAGAGAAGGTGACGGCTGAGATAGATGCCCAAATTGGCCAAGACCGCCTATTGGATGAATCTGATCTTGATAAACTCCCTTATCTCCATGGAGTGATTTTGGAGACCCTTCGGATGTTCCCAGCAGGACCACTCCTGGTCCCCCACATGTCGTCGGAGGATTGCAAGATTTGTGGATTCGACGTTCCTCGTGGAACAGTATTAATAGTAAATGCATGGGCCATTAATAGGGATCCTGATGTTTGGGAAGAAGCGGAAACGTTTAAGCCCGAGAGATTTGAAGACGGAGAAGTTGAAAGTGGATACAAAATAATGACATTCGGGATGGGTCGAAGGGCTTGTCCTGGAGTAGCCCTAGCTCATCGAATTATGGGATTGGCATTGGGCTCATTGATCCAATGCTTTCATTGGAAAAGACTAATGGAAAATGAATTGGTTGATTAA
- the LOC124915675 gene encoding cytochrome P450 81Q32-like gives MDPITKLLYASLISILFVAIILNFLSSHKRLKRNLPPSPSPTFPIIGHLHLLSDLPHRSFHELSQKLGPVFSLQLGNRLAVIVSSPSAVEECFTKNDIILANRPNFIAGKFVGYNYTSVSVAPYGDHWRNLRRLITVEILSTTRLNSSLSIRQDQVKHLLRDLYQVSSSTFAAVNMRSRLSELSFNIIMSMISGVKCFNQGELSDFEEANKESVNIVEEIFKLAGVSHLEDFLPILRLFDYQNYEKNFSALQKKMDIFLQHLIDQRRLSNDGNSMIDHLLVLQEKQPDYYTNDIIKGLLLIMILAGTDTSSITLEWALSLLVNHPEVLKKAAAEIDDQIGQDRLLDESDLAKLPYLHGVISETLRMFPAGPLLLPRMSSEDCKIAGFDVPCGTVLLVNAWAIHRDPDVWEEAERFKPERFEDGEVESGYKLIPFGMGRRACPGVALAHRIMGLALGSLIQCFHWKRLSENELVDLSEGKGLSMPKAQPLEVMCKARDILHKHL, from the exons ATGGATCCAATTACTAAATTGTTATACGCTTCTCTAATCTCCATCCTCTTTGTAGCCATCATATTAAACTTTCTCTCATCTCATAAACGATTAAAGAGAAACCTCCCTCCTAGTCCATCGCCCACTTTTCCGATTATCGGACATCTTCATCTCCTAAGCGACCTTCCTCATCGGTCCTTTCATGAGCTCTCACAAAAACTAGGCCCCGTCTTCTCCCTTCAACTGGGAAACAGGCTAGCTGTGATTGTATCTTCCCCTTCCGCTGTTGAAGAATGCTTCACCAAGAACGACATCATTCTAGCCAACCGGCCGAATTTCATTGCTGGAAAGTTCGTTGGCTACAATTACACCTCCGTAAGTGTAGCACCTTACGGGGACCATTGGCGAAACCTCCGTCGTCTAATAACGGTCGAAATTTTGTCCACCACCCGTCTCAACTCTTCCTTATCCATTCGACAAGACCAAGTCAAACATCTACTTCGAGACCTTTATCAAGTCTCTTCTTCCACTTTTGCAGCTGTCAATATGAG gtCAAGATTATCAGAGctatcatttaatattataatgagCATGATTTCCGGAGTTAAATGCTTCAACCAAGGAGAACTATCGGATTTTGAGGAGGCTAATAAGGAATCAGTAAACATTGTAGAAGAGATTTTCAAGTTAGCCGGTGTATCACATCTTGAAGATTTTTTACCAATTTTAAGGTTATTTGATTATCAAAATTACGAAAAGAATTTTTCTGCCCTTCAAAAGAAGATGGATATCTTTCTCCAACACCTTATAGATCAACGTAGGTTGTCTAATGACGGTAACTCAATGATTGACCACTTGCTTGTTTTACAAGAAAAACAACCAGACTACTATACTAATGATATCATCAAAGGGCTATTACTA ATTATGATACTTGCTGGGACGGATACGTCCTCGATAACATTGGAATGGGCATTGTCACTATTAGTAAATCACCCCGAAGTATTAAAGAAGGCGGCAGCCGAAATAGATGACCAAATTGGCCAAGACCGCCTATTGGATGAATCCGATCTTGCTAAACTCCCTTATCTCCATGGAGTGATTTCCGAGACCCTTCGGATGTTCCCAGCGGGACCACTCCTTCTCCCCCGCATGTCGTCGGAGGATTGTAAGATTGCTGGATTCGACGTTCCTTGTGGAACAGTGTTATTAGTAAATGCATGGGCCATTCATAGGGATCCTGATGTTTGGGAAGAAGCAGAAAGGTTTAAGCCTGAGAGATTTGAAGACGGAGAAGTTGAAAGTGGATACAAGCTAATACCATTCGGGATGGGTCGAAGGGCTTGTCCTGGAGTAGCCCTAGCTCATCGAATTATGGGATTGGCATTGGGCTCGTTGATCCAATGCTTTCATTGGAAGAGACTAAGTGAGAATGAATTGGTTGATTTAAGTGAGGGGAAGGGTCTCTCCATGCCTAAAGCTCAACCACTTGAAGTTATGTGCAAAGCTCGTGATATCTTGCACAAGCATCTATAA